The following are encoded in a window of Castanea sativa cultivar Marrone di Chiusa Pesio chromosome 9, ASM4071231v1 genomic DNA:
- the LOC142611340 gene encoding putative disease resistance protein RGA1, translating into MTEFAFSVAGKVIEKLGSLAYQEISLTRNIASDLKKLQDTMSTVQAVLLDAEEKQATNHQLSLWLEQLKVVFLDAMDVLDEFECEDLRRQVVKKYESTSKKVCRFFSSSNSLAFRCKMGHRVKEIRERLDLIAKDRDQFQLEVRFDDNRIVYRETHSFVRDRDVIGRADDKQKIIDLLMLPNDNDNISVISIVGIGGLGKTRLAQWVYNDERVAKNFDPKIWVCVSEDFNVLKLAKEMLKLAGGGISEKMSLEEVQVRLRSILNEKRFFIVLDDVWNEDRNKWIDLKNLLIGRQGSKILVTTRSHKVASTMAPGLIHDMKGLPKNDCLLLFLRYAFNEREHEQYPNLVKIGEEIVKKCGGVPLAMKTLGSSLYSKIEERDWISIRENDIWKLKQKEDDILPALRLSYNKLPSYLKQCFAYCSLYPKDFRYYNVDLIRCWMANGLLEKSNKNSEELEDIGEQYLKELLSKSFFQEVNNEGNILWSFKMHDLLHDLASYVAQNDYCLIQDTNKINNFEKARHVSILDHKLSVDAAITLLNKLSNNMQTINFSFKYWPGDESLGTNINETLVETCILRFKHLRLLNLRYSKLETLSSSIGTLKHLRYLNLSGNRNIKKLPDSICNLQNLETLILRDCEDLEELPGDIRKMVSLRCFEITTRQTCLPANEIGCMCSLRELFFSKCHKLECLPQGMKDLTALESLGISFCRKINLMEGDDYPMRLRELTISGLPQLVSLPQWLKGSANTLQFLLIFGCENLAVLPEWLSDLSSLRKLQIHSCRKLSSLPQGMDRLTALRELQIVDCPELRRNCEREVGKDWGKMVKFTWEYK; encoded by the coding sequence atgacgGAGTTTGCCTTTTCCGTTGCAGGAAAAGTTATCGAGAAGCTAGGCTCCCTTGCTTACCAAGAGATATCATTGACACGGAACATTGCAAGCGATTTGAAAAAGCTTCAGGATACCATGTCCACTGTCCAAGCCGTGCTGCTGGATGCTGAGGAGAAGCAAGCAACAAACCACCAGCTGAGCCTTTGGCTGGAGCAGCTCAAAGTTGTCTTTCTTGATGCCATGGATGTGCTGGATGAATTCGAGTGTGAAGATCTACGGAGGCAAGTGGTGAAAAAATATGAAAGCACTAGCAAAAAGGTATGTCGTTTCTTTTCATCTTCTAACTCGCTTGCCTTCCGTTGTAAAATGGGTCATAGAGTTAAGGAGATCAGAGAGAGGCTAGATTTGATAGCAAAGGATAGAGATCAATTTCAGCTTGAGGTGCGATTCGATGATAATCGTATTGTGTACAGGGAGACCCACTCCTTTGTTCGTGATCGTGATGTTATTGGGAGGGCTGATGACAAGCAAAAGATCATAGATCTTTTGATGCTCCCTAATGATAATGATAACATTTCTGTGATTTCTATTGTGGGAATCGGAGGTCTGGGCAAGACTAGACTTGCTCAATGGGTGTATAATGATGAAAGGGTAGCTAAAAATTTTGACCCCAAAATTTGGGTGTGTGTATCAGAAGACTTCAACGTTTTAAAATTGGCAAAAGAAATGCTTAAATTGGCAGGTGGTGGGATTAGTGAAAAAATGAGTCTGGAGGAAGTGCAAGTTAGATTGCGAagtattttaaatgaaaaaagattCTTTATTGTTTTGGATGATGTCTGGAATGAGGATCGTAACAAATGGATTGACCTTAAGAATTTGTTAATAGGAAGACAAGGAAGTAAAATTCTTGTCACTACACGTAGCCACAAAGTTGCCTCAACGATGGCTCCTGGACTAATCCATGACATGAAAGGTCTTCCAAAAAATGATTGTTTGTTATTGTTCTTAAGATACGCATTCAATGAAAGAGAGCATGAACAATATCCAAATCTAGTAAAGATTGGAGAggaaattgtgaaaaaatgtgGAGGTGTTCCTTTGGCTATGAAGACTTTAGGGAGCTCACTTTATTCTAAAATTGAGGAGCGTGATTGGATCTCTATAAGGGAAAATGATATATggaaattaaagcaaaaagaagacgACATTTTACCTGCATTAAGATTGAGTTACAATAAATTGCCATCATATTTAAAACAATGTTTTGCTTATTGCTCATTATATCCAAAGGATTTTAGGTATTACAATGTAGACTTAATTCGGTGTTGGATGGCAAATGGGCTCCTCGAAAAGTCCAACAAAAATTCTGAAGAGTTGGAAGATATTGGAGAACAATATTTAAAAGAGTTGTTATCAAAATCTTTCTTTCAAGAAGTTAATAATGAAGGCAATATTCTTTGGTCATTTAAAATGCATGATTTGTTACATGATCTTGCATCATATGTTGCACAAAATGATTATTGCTTAATTCAAGACACTAATAAGATCAACAACTTTGAAAAGGCTAGACACGTTTCAATTTTGGACCATAAGTTGAGTGTTGATGCAGCGATAACCCTTTTAAACAAATTGAGTAACAACATGCAGACTATTAatttctcatttaaatattggCCCGGTGATGAAAGCCTTGGTACTAATATTAATGAAACATTGGTGGAAACATGCATCTTGAGATTTAAGCACTTGCGCTTGCTAAATTTAAGATATTCAAAGTTGGAAACGTTGTCAAGCTCAATTGGTACTTTGAAGCATTTGAGATATCTCAACTTAAGTGGAAATAGGAATATCAAGAAATTGCCTGACTCCATTTGCAATCTACAAAATTTGGAAACTTTGATATTACGGGATTGTGAAGATCTTGAAGAGTTGCCAGGGGATATAAGAAAGATGGTTAGCCTTAGATGTTTTGAAATAACGACAAGACAAACGTGTTTACCCGCCAACGAAATCGGGTGCATGTGTTCTCTTCGAGAATTGTTCTTTTCTAAATGTCATAAACTAGAGTGTTTGCCACAAGGTATGAAAGACCTAACTGCGTTGGAATCTCTGGGTATTtcattttgtagaaaaattaatttaatggaAGGGGATGACTACCCGATGAGGCTTCGAGAACTCACTATTTCCGGGTTGCCACAATTAGTGAGTTTGCCCCAATGGCTTAAAGGATCTGCCAACACTCTAcagtttttacttatttttggtTGTGAGAACTTGGCGGTATTGCCAGAGTGGCTTTCGGATCTCAGTTCACTTCGCAAGCTTCAAATTCATAGTTGCCGAAAATTATCGTCTCTACCACAAGGGATGGATCGCCTCACTGCCCTAAGAGAACTGCAGATTGTTGATTGTCCTGAATTGAGGAGAAATTGTGAGCGAGAGGTAGGCAAAGATTGGGGCAAGATGGTCAAATTCACTTGGGAGTATAAGTAG
- the LOC142610643 gene encoding protein FATTY ACID EXPORT 1, chloroplastic isoform X1, producing the protein MAATISQSQLSCFSALNRSVRLQRLSFPSPSLRSKFIVCMSLEGHGTDATSSEIKTTLSYTADASKLHVEGTSKSYPDIEEDVTGNLGSSEPMQENGVIQQKRAAKIHDFCFGIPYGGLVLSGGLLGFVFSRNLATLSTGVLFGGALLALSTFSLKIWRQGKSSLPFILGQAALSAALLWKNFQSYSLTKKVFPTGFYAAISAAMLCFYSYVLISGGNPPPKKLKSSPSFAS; encoded by the exons ATGGCCGCGACGATCTCTCAGTCTCAGCTCTCGTGCTTCTCCGCGCTCAACCGCAGTGTGAGGCTACAGAGGCTTTCATTTCCAAGCCCTTCACTCCGCTCCAAg TTTATAGTTTGTATGAGCCTTGAAGGGCATGGGACAGATGCTACCAGTTCTGAGATTAAGACTACTCTAAGTTATACAGCTGATGCATCGAAATTGCATGTTGAAGGGACGTCAAAGTCATATCCAGATATAGAAGAAGATGTTACTGGAAATTTGGGATCAAGTGAGCCAATGCAAGAAAATGGTGTTATTCAACAAAAAAGGGCAGCAAAAATccatgatttttgttttggcaTCCCTTATG GTGGACTGGTTTTAAGTGGTGGACttcttggttttgttttctCAAGAAATCTTGCAACTTTGAGCACTGGTGTGCTCTTTGGAGGTGCTTTGCTAGCTCTCAGCACCTTTAGCTTAAAGATCTGGAGGCAAGGAAAATCCAGTTTGCCCTTCATTCTAGGACAAGCAG CACTCTCAGCGGCACTTCTTTGGAAGAACTTTCAGAGCTACTCATTG ACAAAGAAAGTATTTCCAACAGGTTTTTACGCTGCTATTAG TGCTGCAATGCTCTGCTTCTACTCATATGTGCTGATCTCGGGAGGGAACCCACCACCAAAGAAATTGAAGTCATCTCCAAGTTTTGCATCATGA
- the LOC142610643 gene encoding protein FATTY ACID EXPORT 1, chloroplastic isoform X2, with amino-acid sequence MAATISQSQLSCFSALNRSVRLQRLSFPSPSLRSKFIVCMSLEGHGTDATSSEIKTTLSYTADASKLHVEGTSKSYPDIEEDVTGNLGSSEPMQENGVIQQKRAAKIHDFCFGIPYGGLVLSGGLLGFVFSRNLATLSTGVLFGGALLALSTFSLKIWRQGKSSLPFILGQAGSDITLSGTSLEELSELLIDKESISNRFLRCY; translated from the exons ATGGCCGCGACGATCTCTCAGTCTCAGCTCTCGTGCTTCTCCGCGCTCAACCGCAGTGTGAGGCTACAGAGGCTTTCATTTCCAAGCCCTTCACTCCGCTCCAAg TTTATAGTTTGTATGAGCCTTGAAGGGCATGGGACAGATGCTACCAGTTCTGAGATTAAGACTACTCTAAGTTATACAGCTGATGCATCGAAATTGCATGTTGAAGGGACGTCAAAGTCATATCCAGATATAGAAGAAGATGTTACTGGAAATTTGGGATCAAGTGAGCCAATGCAAGAAAATGGTGTTATTCAACAAAAAAGGGCAGCAAAAATccatgatttttgttttggcaTCCCTTATG GTGGACTGGTTTTAAGTGGTGGACttcttggttttgttttctCAAGAAATCTTGCAACTTTGAGCACTGGTGTGCTCTTTGGAGGTGCTTTGCTAGCTCTCAGCACCTTTAGCTTAAAGATCTGGAGGCAAGGAAAATCCAGTTTGCCCTTCATTCTAGGACAAGCAGGTTCTGATAT CACTCTCAGCGGCACTTCTTTGGAAGAACTTTCAGAGCTACTCATTG ACAAAGAAAGTATTTCCAACAGGTTTTTACGCTGCTATTAG